Within Candidatus Methylomirabilota bacterium, the genomic segment GGCGCAAACCGCGCGAAGACCGCGCGTCATCGATTGGACGCCGCGGTGGGACAGCTCGACAGCCTGTCGCCCCTGGCCGTGCTCGGACGGGGCTATAGCTTGACCCGGCTGCTGCCTTCCGGCGCGATCGTGCGCAGTGCCGCGCAGACGCGCCCCGGTGACGCCATCGAGATCCTGCTGCGCGAGGGCGCCCTGGACGCCCGGGTGGAGCGGCTCAAGGAACGGGATGACCGACCTCAAGTTTGAAGCGGCGCTGCAACGGCTCGAGCAGATCGTGGACCAGCTCGAGGCGGGTAATCTCTCCCTGGAGGAGTCGCTCCAGGTCTTCGAGGAAGGCGTCGGGCTGGCCCGTCGCTGCGGCAAGTATCTCGACGACGCCGAGAAGCGCATCGAGACCCTGACCCGGGACGAGAC encodes:
- a CDS encoding exodeoxyribonuclease VII small subunit, which encodes MTDLKFEAALQRLEQIVDQLEAGNLSLEESLQVFEEGVGLARRCGKYLDDAEKRIETLTRDETGVLRTAPFDLADDERA